The nucleotide sequence TAAGGATAATAGAAGGGGGTAAGAGGAAGACTATGTCTGCTAAAAATGATTCGGAAAGTAGGGTAAATAAAAGTTTCGATTCAACTCAACAACCTAACATATCCGAACAAGCTGGAAGTATTGCGCCTCAGCAAACTTCTGATTCATCTGCACCTCAGCAAGCTCAACAGAGTAATATTCCTTCACAGCCTTCTAATCAAGCCTCAGTTCAACAGGTGAGCCAGTCTCAACAACAAACTTACTATATCGGAAAGGTCATAATTTCAAAAGATACTCCAGCGAAACATAACGAGTTTTGGGTATGGACAAAATCCCATATAGACATTGAGGTAGGCTCATCCTTCGTAATAGTTGAGGATCCTTCAGCTAGCAATAGAAAATATATTGTGGGTTTAGTAGTTGACTCAATGACAATGTCTACTTCTGAGAACGGTATTGCAGAATATTTTAGTAGTGGAGTTGGGGAACCTTTAATTAACCCGCCCATTGAACCAAGAGTGATTACTTTTTATAAGGTCAGAGTCATAAGTAGGGAACCTTCTATAACTAAACCAGCAGAATCTAGAATGTTAGTGAGATTAGCTAGTCAAAATGACATAGATAGATTAAATTCCATCATAAAGCCTGAATATAGAGTTTTAGCAGGGTTTTTATACAATTTCACTAATCCATTAGATTCAAACAGCTGGATACCTATTTACTTTGACTCAACTTATCTTGCGGGTAAGCAAGGGGCTCATGTTATGATAACAGGTAAAACAGGCTTAGCTACCAAAACCAGCTACGCGTTATTTTTAATACCTAATTTCCTACAACATGCCAAAATGAATAATAAAAGAGTCGCGGCAGTTCTTTTCAACGTAAAACAATGCGACCTATTTAACTTACACAATCTATTATTGTATAAAGATTGGGACTCATTATATAGTACAATCAAAAATTTGTTCGGTAATAGAACTGATCTTGCTGAATATAATATTGGAATGTGGAAAAGAATCAAAGAATTATATAATTTAAGTAAACCCAGTGATCTTATTCCAAAGGATTCCAGTGGAAGACCTATGTTATATTATTATACTTATGCTGGTGATAATATATGCAGTTCTCAAATCTCTAATGCTGCGAATATACTTTTACAACAAACAATTCCGACTTATTCCTATGGCCTAATGGACTTAGGAATACCTGAATTAATTACCGCTCTTTCGAACGGAAAATACGATACTATGAGTGAGCCACAAAGGGTCGCTATAAGTCTTTTAGCTAGGAAGGTAATTCCAGAATTGAAAGAAGAAATAAGCTTTGATAAATTATTAAATGATGCAAACAAGCAGCGTAGTATTTTTATGAAACTACTTACTAATAATGTAGATGAACGCACTGTTCCCGTTATAATAAGGTATCTAATAGATTTTGTAGGAACAAACAGAAATATAGGATTAGAATTACAAAATGCTCATGGAAACCCAATAAAAGATACGAATATTCATGAAGGTATTAACATAATTCAGTTAAATGGCTTGTCCGACACAATGCAAAATATAGTGTTCAGCTCGGTACTGCGAACTTTAATGAACATTCAACAAGATCAAAATAATAATAGAAGATTCGACTATATCATCGTATTTGTAGATGAACTAAACAAGTTCGCTCCTAAAAGAGGCGAATCGCCTATTAAAGATCTTATAGTTGATATCGCAGCAAGAGCTAGAAGTCTAAATATAGGTTTGATCGGAGCGCAGCAGTTTGCGTCACGGATAGAAACACAGGTATATGGAAATGCGTCGACTTATGTAGTAGGAAATACAGATGCAGCAGAACTTAAAGAAGATGAATACAAAGCATTTTCAGACTTTAAGGACATGATTTACCAATTACAGAAAGGCCAAATGGTCATTTATCAGCCGTCAACCTTTATCTCACCTATTAAGATAAGGTTTCCAGTAATTCCCTATGATGTAAGCTAACATTAGGTGAAAGAATGAGTGAGAATGAAAACGATCTGAAAGAATGGTTAAAGGGAAACCAAAGTGTTAAGCTCTCAGTTCAAGGATTTTCGGATGATGATCCCGAAGAAGAGATAGTAGGTACCGAAAACGTATCTTTAGATGACAGCGACTCCTTAAATCTTCAAATTCAGCTAAAATATCCTCTACCTCAAGCGACTAATAATGATCTAATATTTATCGATGGTACTAGTAGATATAGAGTGATAGGAAGTTTTAAGGCTAATAATGTCTTAGTTCCTATCGTATTCGGGAATATTATCGCGGGTGCAATGAGATTAGATGCTGGAAATAAAACATTAAGACCCTTAAAAGTGAAAATATTAAAAGTTGTTCTCTTCCCTAAGAAGACTATAGAAGACTACCAGTCAGCTATAATACCGCTACCGCCCAATATACCGATAATAGAAGATAATAGTTCTACGAAGTTCATGAATTTTAGTAATAATCTTGTTGATACATTTATACGAATTTCAGATATATCATATACACTTGGTGAAAATGAAAGCGGACAACACAGACAACTAATTTATAGAGAAGATTTGATTTCATCAGGGAAGATAAGACAAGTCGCCAGAAATAGAGTTAAAGAATTAATGAGGGTCTTAGAGTTATCATTATTATATGAATTAAGGCAGCTTTACAAAGACAGCCTAATTTTAATGGACGGTCCTATAGGTCCTTTAATTAAGTATGCTGGACTCGTAGATATTTATCTTAGAGAAGTAGTGAGGTTAAGAGATAATGACTCTAATAATATAGAGAAGGCATATGATCTGCTTCATAATGTTATAGGTGTAGTTAAGAAGGTGGTCAAAGTTCCTGTATCATTAATTGATGCTATTTCTAGTGGTAATTTGCCTAAAATATATAGATGGAATAAAGTTATAGACGATGGTATAGACGCCGAAGGGAAGGAAGACTCCTATTTAACTAGTTATATACTTAGTGCTTTTTTAAAACTAAGAGAAGAGTTACAAAACGAGAACTTTCCCGCGTTCTCAAATTTATCTGGATTAATAAGAGTCGATATTCCTTTAGCATCTATCATAGATAAAAGTGAGTGGATTAGTTTCTTCAGCTACACTCAAATAAAGGATAGCGATGATAAGGGGAATATTATACTTACTGATTATGGTAGGCAAAAAATATACGACTTAGTTGTAAAAGGTGGCAAAAAACTAGAGGAGCTATTAAATATAGTATACAGTTTCAAATATCCGATACCAAGCTCCTCCCCATACAGAAATTTAGTAGAACTTTATCCAATAAAGGAAGTAGAAGACTGGATGAAATCTCATTTAATGAGCAAATATGAGATGGCATCATATGTATATTCTTAACCTCCCGTTTGTCCCCACACTGTCATTCTTCTATCACTTTTTCTAACTTCTCTCTCAGTTCTTTGGTATCATAGCCGAAAGCCTCAGGCTCTTTTTCTAATACCCCTATGAAAACTTTAGCAACCTCTTTCCTCCCCTCCTCATTTAAGCTTCTTGGTTTTCCATTTTTATCGATTATCCTATACCTAAGATCTCTGCTGATGTCCATTATCATCTTCCTCGCCTCCTTTAAGGTATCACTTACTGGCATTTTGTCGTTTTTGACTACAGTGCAGACCCAACAGCCAAACCTAACGTCAGTGGTTAACGCACAACCACAACCGTCATTGTCTTCTTTCACTTCATATAAGTTCAGTAAATAGTCGAATTCCCTACCGTCCCACCTCCTCTCGCTACGTAGGTACCTAAACACGTCCTCAGTAGTCCAGTCGAGTATGGGCATAATAATCGGATTACCTAACCTTATTATTTTTTCATGCTTTCCGTTATACGCAGTCTGTTTAGCCCTTTCACTACTTTCCGTCATCCTTACACCAGAAAGTTGGACAAATTTTCCCAATTGCTCCATAAACCTCTTCATCGGTCTTAGCTTCAGTCTTTCCATGCACCACCTAAACCTGTGAGATGGTGCAGGATAGCCTCTTTCGACCATCATTGAGATGAAATCCTCTATGGGAGTTAATCTAATAGGCTTAACATTAGGATAAACCTTTAAGCTCTCTAAAGCGTCTAAAGCCTCTTTTCTCAAGATCGGGTGCTCTAGCAAAGTGTCTGCGTAAACTACGTACAGCGTCTTAATCATAGCACCTCTTTCCATAGCTTTCAGAGTTAAACTTAGAACTGTAGTAGAATCCTTTCCTCCACTAAAACCTAATTCCCATGGTAAGTTTGATAATTCTTCGCTAGCATTAATAATAAGTTCAATTGCCTCCTCTACTCTTGTTTCCATATTATTTACACCTCACCCTTGCAAGATATTCTACGAACGATTGATAATACCCCTTTATTATAACTCTGAGTTCAGTGATATTTTTCCAAAACTTGACAGGTATGATATAGTACTGACTTTTCGCACCATATTCGTACTCATTTAATCTAATCTTATTCTGCCCATAGAGATTAAGGATAGAGAGTGCTACGATTAATTTCAATTTATCTTCTCTATCGTTATAGTGGATAAAAATTGTTCTTCCCAACACATCAAATTCTTGCGCAACCCAAACTTTGGTAGATAATACTGCATAGATAGGTTCACCATATCTTTGCTCTGACTGTTCTTCAGTCCATGAAGATCCTGTTGTGTCAATAAACAGCCCAGGCCAGTATCTGTCTTCCCCGTTCTCTTTATAGTGATAATAAATCGTGAAGTCGTATTTGTCTAAGACGTCTTTGTAGTAGTCGTGATTAATAACGCTCGTCAGCGTACCTATACCAGTCCTCCTAAGGTAAATATTATCTGGAATTAGGCCCTTTTCCTTCCACTGTTTTAACTTAATGTGAAGTAGCCCGTAGATTAGGTACTCCCTACCTAGGTGCTCGTTTGGGACCTCAAAGCCGTCAAAGTTAGAGTTGGCCCAGTACCTTTGCTTGAAATCAGTTGACATTCCTTTCAGCCTCCTTGAAGTAGATGCACTTCGAGTATGAGGTAAGGCAGTAGATCAGTTGTGGTATGTAGCTCGGGTTAGCCTCGCTCAGGCACCACACTCTTGTCTGGTCCAGGAACGGGCAGACTTCACTCTTGTCTTTCATTTAGCTCAGCCTCCAGCTCATTCAACAAAGATGAGATTTCTGATACGACGCGCTTTGCCTTCTGGACCTTCCTATAGCCCTCCGCCCTTTGTTTCAGCCTTAAGTCTAGCTTAGCGTCCTTTGCCAGTCTCTGGAGTAGCAGTATCTGGTCTTCTAGTTCCAATAGCAAATCATTTAGGTCCACTTGCTCCATCCTTCCTCAGCCTCCAAGAACTTCTGCAGAGCCTCCCTTATTATTTCGCTCCTTGAGACCCTCTTGTTAATGGCGTACAAGTCTAGCTTACTGACCAAATCTTCCTCCGCCTTAAAATTGATCACTCGCATGGTCCTCAGTCCTCTAGATTGTTACTCATCTGGCTCACCCCATCCGTCAAACGTTATACCCTGATTCTCTTCTTCCCTTAGTAGTTCTCTTCTATGTCTCTGATAGTAGTTATATAGCTTCAAAACATGTTTGCAGAGCATCCCATATGAAGATGCCTCACAAGAGCACGAAAACCTTAACCAAGAACCGTTAAGTATGAGCATAGTATGATGATATAGGCCGTCTCTACTTTCACTCCTTATATCAGCACTTATCTCTATAACGCCCTGCTGGTCCTTCATCACTTTTAAGATATTAATGTCTTTATGTGGTTGGGTCCTTATCGTAAGTTGATTGCTCACTCTTCCTCACCCTCAGCCTTAGCCTCCTTTTCTAATTCTGCTGAAACTTCTAACAGCTTCTTTGCCTTCTCTTTCAAGAGCTTTGCTAAGAATTTCTTCGCCTGGGTGTTATCGTTTACCAGCTCTAATACCCTGTCATCAGATAAATGAATAGCCCCAGAGGCTAACTTGTAGTAGGCTGGCTTACTTAATTCCCCAGCCTCGATCAAGCTCCAGAAGTAGTCCTCAAATGCTGTAAAGATCTCTTCCCTTTCCTCCTTAGTCAAGCTCGAAATCGCATATAAAAAAAGATCAGAACTTTGCTCCCCTTGGAACTGGGGAGTTTTCCTCTCAACTACTTGGGTGGACATTTTTGTATTACCTCTATCTTCTATTGTAGAAGGTGGCTTATAAATCTTTTGTCTTCTATTATAGAAGGTAGATTTCACTTTCAGTTAAGCGTCTTATGTCTTTAATCCTTTTGTATAATATGGTGACGAAGGACTACTACTTGGGGGCGAAGTATGTTATCCTAAGATTAAGGGAAAGCCTAGCAACAAAATTAGACGATAAGACTTATATGATTCTGGAAGAAGAGTTGACTAAAATTGGAAAAAGAGCTTGACTTGAAGTTTTACTTTTCTGAAAAACATTATGATTAACGGATTTGGGTAAGCTTTTCAAATCCTATCTCTTTCATGAGCTCTAGTAACTTCTTTCCCTTGTCTGTGAGAGACACGAGCGTGCTCCTCCCTTTCTCTTCGTACTTTATTAGGCCCAGCGCTAGCAAGTTCTTCTCGATCGTATTGTAATATATTCCAGTGCTGACATTCGCCGCCTCCCACAGCTCACTGAGGGTTCTCGGCTCTTCTAACGCTAGTAGTACCCTGTACAAATGTTCACACCTTAAGGGGTTTGAAAGATCCCTAGGCATATTTCCTCTACTATTTACTAATGTGTAACTCATAGTTCAGATACTTTTTCATACGCCATAAAAAGTTTTGAGTATATCATGTATTATAAAATTTTTATAATATTGCTTCTATAGTAGAAAATAAGGAAGTGAAAATGAGAGAGTTGAGTAACCCAGTGAGATGTGTTCACCTATACCTTATCTTGAAACATGTTCAAAGCGAAATATCGTTAAATGAACTCTATACGAAGACGAGGATCGCGTCTAGTGCTTTCTATTACACTGTCATACCAACAATGCTAAAATTAGGCTTAATTGAAATAAGCTACGAGAATAGGAAGAAAATCATAAGGCTCACCGAGAAAGGAAGAAAGCTCCTGGAGGTCCTTAACGATATTGAGTTCGAGAAGGTAATAGCAAAAGAGGCTTTGGTTGTAACGCCATGACGCCCCCTACTCCTTCTTCTTCTAATAATAATATTATGAATAGTATACTAGTTAGGTCAGAGAAGATAGCGAAGATGTTGCTCAGGCTAGTTCAAGGGCCTGCATTAGCTAGAGAGTTAGCACAACTGATAAACACAACGTCAAACGAGGTCTACCCCAGGCTGGAAAGGTACATCTTTAAGGGGCTAATACAAAAGGCCAGGACAATCAACAGGCTCAACATTTATTCTTTGACTGAAAAAGGGAAGCAGCTGCTATTTCTTAGCAAGGGGTCTGACTTTGAGGAGGTAGTAAAGAAGGCTGAGAAGAAATTAGGAAGGAACCTGGACGAGGAAGAGAAAGAGGTTCTAAGAGTATTTTACGAAGAGAAAGGGTACATTGAGGCATCATCGACTGAGAGCGTTGCAGAGAAGGTCTACTATAAACTGAAAGGAAAGGTCAAGCTGTACAGGATTGAGCAGATACTAGACGATCTGACCAGCAATCACATTATTTTCGGGTTCAGGCCTAACAAGAGAAGCCTTGTGATGAAGGCCAAACTCGATAGGGATCTCTTGCACTAGTTCTTTTACGTTAAACAAACACCTAATTCTATGCACTCTTTTTCTCACTTTTGTAATAAAAATTCAAAGTACGTCATTCTTTCTCGCTAATTCAGTTAACTCCCCAGTTTATATGAAAGAAATAAATTGAATAAAAGTGACATAGATCCTATCTTTTTTGTAAAAACTCCCCAGTTAAATGAGAAAAATTATAACTGAAACAAATACAACTACTATTATTACTACTACTAACTGAAAAACAAACAAAACTCAAACAAACAAACACAAACTTTTACACTCATTTTTACGCTTGCTAATTTACTATAATTATTAGACTAATTCAATTTTTTACATTTTTTAGAAATTTTTTAATGACGTTAAGATGACGTTAGGGCTCCGTCAAGCCTTAGAGAGCCTGGGCCCAAGGCTACTTAACTGTGCCAATGGCCAAACTGTGAGTAGTAGTTAATAATGCTAGCTGAATTTCTCTCAGTAAACTGGGGAGTTTTCCTTAGGGCTTGAACCACAGATGTGACCATTTTCTCTGCCCTCGGTAGATATGGCCTAAACTTTAAGATTTATTAACATTATATGTATTATGTAGAGTGGAACATCCATGGAAATCAAGATTAATGAACAGCTCTTCGAGTTGTTATCAACAGAAATGAAGTTCGTCTTGTACGTAGGGCTGTTGAAAGAGCCCACCTTAAGCGAGCTTAGGGATGCTACTAGGGCGAGCTGGAGTACAGTGCACAACATTGTCCCTAAGCTACAAGGCTTGGGCCTGATAGAGGTCCAGGAAGAGAAGACGAGGGTAAAGAGCGTAAAGAAAATAGCCAAACTAACAGACA is from Sulfolobus acidocaldarius DSM 639 and encodes:
- a CDS encoding ribbon-helix-helix protein, CopG family; its protein translation is MRVINFKAEEDLVSKLDLYAINKRVSRSEIIREALQKFLEAEEGWSKWT
- a CDS encoding nuclease, whose product is MSTDFKQRYWANSNFDGFEVPNEHLGREYLIYGLLHIKLKQWKEKGLIPDNIYLRRTGIGTLTSVINHDYYKDVLDKYDFTIYYHYKENGEDRYWPGLFIDTTGSSWTEEQSEQRYGEPIYAVLSTKVWVAQEFDVLGRTIFIHYNDREDKLKLIVALSILNLYGQNKIRLNEYEYGAKSQYYIIPVKFWKNITELRVIIKGYYQSFVEYLARVRCK
- a CDS encoding ATP-binding protein, which produces MSAKNDSESRVNKSFDSTQQPNISEQAGSIAPQQTSDSSAPQQAQQSNIPSQPSNQASVQQVSQSQQQTYYIGKVIISKDTPAKHNEFWVWTKSHIDIEVGSSFVIVEDPSASNRKYIVGLVVDSMTMSTSENGIAEYFSSGVGEPLINPPIEPRVITFYKVRVISREPSITKPAESRMLVRLASQNDIDRLNSIIKPEYRVLAGFLYNFTNPLDSNSWIPIYFDSTYLAGKQGAHVMITGKTGLATKTSYALFLIPNFLQHAKMNNKRVAAVLFNVKQCDLFNLHNLLLYKDWDSLYSTIKNLFGNRTDLAEYNIGMWKRIKELYNLSKPSDLIPKDSSGRPMLYYYTYAGDNICSSQISNAANILLQQTIPTYSYGLMDLGIPELITALSNGKYDTMSEPQRVAISLLARKVIPELKEEISFDKLLNDANKQRSIFMKLLTNNVDERTVPVIIRYLIDFVGTNRNIGLELQNAHGNPIKDTNIHEGINIIQLNGLSDTMQNIVFSSVLRTLMNIQQDQNNNRRFDYIIVFVDELNKFAPKRGESPIKDLIVDIAARARSLNIGLIGAQQFASRIETQVYGNASTYVVGNTDAAELKEDEYKAFSDFKDMIYQLQKGQMVIYQPSTFISPIKIRFPVIPYDVS
- a CDS encoding winged helix DNA-binding protein encodes the protein MYRVLLALEEPRTLSELWEAANVSTGIYYNTIEKNLLALGLIKYEEKGRSTLVSLTDKGKKLLELMKEIGFEKLTQIR
- a CDS encoding MarR family winged helix-turn-helix transcriptional regulator → MEIKINEQLFELLSTEMKFVLYVGLLKEPTLSELRDATRASWSTVHNIVPKLQGLGLIEVQEEKTRVKSVKKIAKLTDKGRMVFEKILELNQLLSEDKA
- a CDS encoding phosphoadenosine phosphosulfate reductase family protein, translated to METRVEEAIELIINASEELSNLPWELGFSGGKDSTTVLSLTLKAMERGAMIKTLYVVYADTLLEHPILRKEALDALESLKVYPNVKPIRLTPIEDFISMMVERGYPAPSHRFRWCMERLKLRPMKRFMEQLGKFVQLSGVRMTESSERAKQTAYNGKHEKIIRLGNPIIMPILDWTTEDVFRYLRSERRWDGREFDYLLNLYEVKEDNDGCGCALTTDVRFGCWVCTVVKNDKMPVSDTLKEARKMIMDISRDLRYRIIDKNGKPRSLNEEGRKEVAKVFIGVLEKEPEAFGYDTKELREKLEKVIEE